A single genomic interval of Dromiciops gliroides isolate mDroGli1 chromosome 1, mDroGli1.pri, whole genome shotgun sequence harbors:
- the LOC122744228 gene encoding 60S ribosomal protein L37-like has translation MTKGMSSFGKSQNKMKTLCLRCGSKAYHLQKSTCGKCGYPAKGKRKHNWSAKAKQCNSTGTGTGRMSHLKFVYRPFRNGFHEGRTPKPKRKAVAASSSS, from the coding sequence ATGACGAAGGGAATGTCTTCATTTGGTAAGAGCCAGAATAAGATGAAAACTTTGTGCCTTCGCTGTGGCTCTAAGGCGTACCATCTTCAGAAGTCAACCTGTGGTAAATGCGGGTATCCTGCCAAAGGCAAGAGAAAACATAATTGGAGTGCAAAGGCTAAACAGTGCAACAGTACTGGTACTGGTACTGGTCGAATGAGTCACCTAAAATTTGTCTACCGCCCATTCAGGAATGGATTCCATGAAGGAAGAACACCTAAACCCAAGAGAAAAGCTGTTGCAGCATCTAGTTCATCTTGA